cttctttctttagttgctttaggtgtaaggttaggttgtttatttgagatgtttcttgtttcctgaggtaagattgtattgctatcaacttccctcttagaactgcttttgctgcagtcCATGGGTTTTGGATGGtcgtgtttttattttcatttgtctctcttaatttcctctttgatttcttcagtgatctattggttgtttagtaacatattgtttagcctccatgagtttgtgttttttacaggttttttttttcccctgtaatttatttctaatctcatagcgttgtggtcagaaaagatgcttgatatgctttcaattttcttaaatttactgaggctggctttgtggcccagcatgtggtcagtcctggagaatgttccatgtgcacctgagaagaatgtgtattctgctccttttggatggaatgttctataaatatcaattaagtccatctggtgtaaagtgtcatttaaggcctgtgtttccttattgattttctgtctggatgatctgtccattggtgtcagtggggggttaaagtcccccactattattgtgttactgtcaatttctccctttatggctgttagtatttgctttatatattgaggtgcttgtatgttgggtgcatacatatttataatttttatatcttggattgatcccttgatcattatggagtgtccttccttgtctcttgtaacattctttattttaaagttgattttgtctgatatgagtattgctactccagctttctttgttttccatttgcatggaatatctttttccatcccctcactttcagtctgtatgtgtccctaggtctgaagtgggtctcttgtagacagcatataaatgggtctttttttgtatccattcagccagtctatgtcttttggttggagcatttaatccatgtacatttaaggtagttatcaatacatgtgttcctatttccattttcttaattgttttggatttgtttttgttgctcttctttcttcccttcttttgttctcttctcttgtggtttgatgactatctttagtgttgtgtttgggttgcttttccttttttgtgtgtgtatctattgtagttttttggtttgtagttcccatgtggctttgatatagcagtctgtatatgtacaaggttgttttattttttccactttaaaatgtggttttttaaaaaatatatattttagccACTTGATTCCTTTTTTGAGTCTTTAGTTTTTGCAAATTGGTTGGAAATCAACATTTCTAATCACTATGTTTAAATCAGGTTTCATATTTAAACCACTTTTACATGATTTACGGTGACTGACAACTTCTCACAGTGTCACagtgtacacatttttgtgtggatatatattttcttttctcttgggcatatacctaggagtgaaattcttttgttactttttatgatgaaaactctttttttaaataaattgatttatttatattttatttttggctgtgttgggtcttcattgctgagcacgggctttctctagttgcggtgagtggaggctactctttgttgtggtgcgcgggcttttcattgcagtggcttctcttgttgtggagcgtgggctctgggtgcgtgggcttcagtagttgtggcatgcagactcagtagttgtggctcgcaggctctagagcacaggctcagtagttgtggtgcatgggttttgttgttccgcagcatgtgggatcttcccggaccagggattgaacctgcgtcacctgcattggcaggcggattcttaaccactgcgccaccagggaagtcccatgatgaaaacttttaaacgGACACAAAAGTAGACTGAATGGTACAGTGACCTGCGCCCCTACCCCATGCACCCATCACCCAACTTCAACAGCTAACAGCTTGTGGCTACCCTTGTTTCACCTACTgcattatttcaaagtaaatgcCAGActtatcatttcatctgtaaacagtTCAGTATTTatcgttatttatttatttatttatttatttggctgcaccgggtcttagttgtggcaggcaggctcctttgTTGCAACTCACCAGCtccctagttgcggcacgtgggctccttagttgtggcatgcaaactctttgttgtggcatgtatatggaatctagttccctgaccaaggatcaaacccaggcctcctatactgggagcaaggagtcttatcgactgtgccaccagggaagtcccagttcagtatttatctttaaaagataagaacctcttaaaataattacaataccaTCAGCACACTGGAAACAGTATCATCCTTAATATCATGAAATATTCTAGTGTTCACATTTGTctagttgccttttttttttttttccagttggctTGTTCAAATCATGTTCTGAGTCTGAGCAAGGCCCCCATGTTGCATTTGGTTAAAGGGATTCTTAGGATCTTTCCTCTCTGGGGCCCTTCCCacgttttcttttcctccttgctTATTTGTAGGAGAAACCAGACCGTGTGTTCTGCAGTTCCTCACAGTCTGGGTTTTACTGATTTCATGCCCGTGGCCCTTGCATTTCCTGTAAACTGGTAGTTAGAGCTAGACAACTGACCTGGTGTAGGTTTGTTTAAGGACCCTTTAATGCTTTTAATGAGCCTTTGTGGAGGGCTGGTGTGTGCCCAGCCCCACGGCGGGCACCGGGAGACCCCGGGTGGCCAAGCAGTGCCCCCCGCCTCTGCTCCCAGGCCAGGGGGCAGTGGCActgacctggggtgggggtgaggggtgtgtACTTGATCCCCCGGCCGCTTGCTCACCCACAGTGGGGCCTGGCCAGCGCCTAGTGGGTGCTCCACTAGGCGTGTTTGTCGTCAACGGGGCCTGAGGGAGGTCTGGGCCCCGGGTGATGTCCTGCTGTCTGTCCGTAGGCCTGAGCCGGAGCGGCGTCCAAGAGCCCCGCCGCCACCCTCCGGTGCTGCGCATGGTGCTGGAGGCGCTGCAGGCGGGGGAGCAGCGCCGGGGTACCTCGGTGGCAGCCATCAAGGTTTACATCCTGCAGAAGTACCCGACGGTGGACGTCCTCCGGCTCAAGTACCTGCTGAAGCAGGCCTTGGCCACAGGCATGCACCGTGGCCTCCTCGTCAGGCCCGTCAACTCCAAGGCCCGGGGAGCCACTGGCAGCTTCAAAGTCAGTcgctgggagtggggtggggggtggcgagAGGCCCCAGGGTGCGGGTGGATTTGCCCGAGGGCTTGAACCCCAATTCCAGCTCTTTCTTCCCAGCCTCTGGGTGCTGGTCCCCTGCCctgttccctctctccttccgTCTCTTCTCGTTCTTCCTCTGTCTTTGCCAAGaccccccctcctctccccgggAAAGCTGAGCACCCACACGGCCCCGGTCACCCTGCTGCATCCGCCTCCATCCCTGTTGGGTGTGTGGCGTGACCAGAGACCGTCTCAGCTGTTTTACTTCTGGGTCCTGGGCGCCCATGACCCCTTCCTGGAATTCCTTACCATGGGTGGCACAGACCCAACCTTGGCCTCTACGGGGTCACAGAAATGGGGTTTGCTCCCCGTGCTGTCTGGCTCCAGACCTGAGGTCTCCAGACCAGGGCTGACGCCTCCCTGAGCCACTACATCCTCCTCTTTCAAAAGGGAGGGTCACCCAGAGCTAAGGGCAAACTTGGCCACAGAATTAAGCCCCAGCATCGTGACTGCCAGCTGCCGCCAGGGAAATCTCAGGGACACAGACATGGGGTCTGTCTTGTCACTGCTGTGCCCCAGCAAGTAGCAGTTCCTCTGACAGTCTCCATGGAACACGGTGGAACGTTCTCAACCTCCACGTTCCAATCCCTGTGGGAGTAGGGTGGCTGAGCACAGGGAATGCCCCCTCCTGGAACTCTGGGTGTGTGGGTCAGAGCTTGGACACCAGCCATGGCAAGGCCAGGGGCACAGGGTGGGGTGAAGGGGAGCAAGAGAGGGCACTGGGAGTGTGTGTGACTGGGAGGCAGTCAGGAAAGTGGGCcaaggggctgggaggcagggaagggggtcTTGGGTACCACGGAGTCAGgaatgtgtgtgtgcagagagtgggggctgtTTCTGGTCTTGGTGGGTAACGGGGAGCCGTGAGGGTCCAGGGACGCTGGGGAGCAGCGTCATTATCTGCGCTCTAGAGGGGCAGGGACCACCTGCTCGCCAGGGACGCTTGCATCCTCCTGCTGCTCTCACCCTCCCTGATGGCCCCATTGTaaagatggggagactgaggccagagggggaggagaagacTTGGGCGAGTCGCACTTGCGCTGGGGTTGAGGCCCCAGGAAGCCATGAACTCTCAGCCGTCTGACCTCCATGTCCGTGTCCAGCTACACAGAAGCAAAGCGGCAGGGAGACTTGGGGACGCGGTGGTGTGAGGCGGGAAGGCGGGGAGTCCGAGCCACAGTCCATGGGATGGTGTTGGGGGGTCAAAGGAGATTGTAGGTTAGCATCTCAGAGATACCGTTAGGGCTCAGTGTGCATGACGTGCTCCCAGAAGCCTGGCTCTGAGGCTTCCAGGTGCAGGGGTGGGAGGCGCGTGCCCGCCACCTGTGCAGGGAGGGTAGGAGAAGCTTGGGTGAGTTTTGGAGACTCGGGTTCCTTAGCTCCTAAATGGCAGCACCCTTTCTCACAGTGCATGAATGGGTGGAATGCATTACCGGCAGCCGGCATTTAGGAGGTGGTTTTGCGTCCTCTCTGCAAGCCCTTGGCCGccttcttctccccctcctttgGGATGGggtcttctctgagcctcatgtaGGGTATAAGGGCGTGAGACATCCAGAACCGCTGCTCTCAATCCCACCCCGTTCTCTCCTCCTCCAGTTAGTTtccaaagacaaaaggaaaatccaGCCCAGGAAGACGTCCACCATGACGGCCCCCAGGAGGCCTGGTCAAGCTGAGGGAAAGGACCCCAAGAAACCAAGTGAGTCAAAGAAGAACCCACCCAACCCAGGCGAGGTGAAAAAAGGATCCAGGAAGCCGGGAGAGGGGAGGACAGCTACCCCCAAACCAGGTGCAGCCAAGAAGGCCCCCAAGAAAGGCCAGCAGAACAAGGACCAAGAGGCAAGACTGGGTGAGGCCAAGAAGTCCTCCCAACAGCCAGACAAGGCCACACAGGCCCCTCCCATTGCCAGTGGGCCCGGCGGGAAGTCAGAGGTCAAAGGTGGAAGGAGCAGCCAAGGTATGGATGTGAATGGGGTGAGAGGAGGGCATGGGAGGGGGTTTCTGGCAGCCACTGGACATGAGTTGGGATGGAGGGGCCagctctggggaggaggggtttCCTAGCCAATGTGCCCTGAGCACTTGGCTTgactcagagagacagagaatgcaTGGTAGCTTGTGGGGGTGGGTATGGGGAAGAAGAgcgcagagagagaaggagggatcaTCTCTGAGAGgggtcaggggaggcttcctggaggaggtgtccCAGGCAGAACAGCTTGTGCAAAGACCTGGGAGCATGAAGAAGGTGGAAGAAGTACAAATAGTTGTCTCTGTGTGTaccgggggagggggaaggggagcttGTGAAGGGCAGCAGGAGGCTGGACTTTATCTGGAGGACGATGAGGAGCCACAGAAAGACTCTGAACAGGGGACAGCTAGGGTccaaggtgtttttaaaaatgtatcctggCCTCCATGTGGAAGATGGGTTAAAGGCTAGAGGCAGATACACCTGTCAGGGGCCTTTGGTATGGGCAGGCGTCGAGCTGTGAACGGAGTGGGGGATGGTCATCCACCGTCCAGTTAATCCTCCAACTGTGTGTGGGAGAGAGGCTGCTACCTTCAGTTGGCAGACTAGGGcacccaggctcagagaggctaaactacttgctccaggtcacacagcctgcaAGTGTCAGAGTGAGGACTGGGCCCTGGGCAGGACGAGGGCCGTGGGACCCCTGAAGCTTCCTGCCCAGCAGCAGCTCCTCCTGAAAGGGGTCTTTCTCACATGCCATCCCCTCTTCCAGCAGATACCAAGGCCCACAGGAAAACAAAGCCTGGGAGTCAGAGTTCCAAACCCACGGTCACCAAGGTAGGTGCCTGGGTGACTTCCTGCTCCGGGTCTCCAGCGACCAGAGCTCAGGcatccccacccagccccagagGGGTCAGCTGAGGAAGGGGGCAACTTATTTTCCTGCAAAGTACAGAgcactttcctctcctccctggccCTTCAGTGCCCTGAGGAtcaccatccccattttatagataagaggCTGAGACTTAGAGAGGTGAGGTCACTTGTCAAAAGTGAcccagagctgggatttcaaccCTAAGTTCGTGGGCTCTGAGCTgtgcacccagccctgcccagctctgTCACCTTGCTCCTGGTTTGCTTTCTTATAGGGCGAGAATGGTGCTGCTTCCCCAGCCAAAAAGAAGATGGGGAGCAAGGTCCCTAAAAAGGCTGCTGCCcagggggccggggaggggcctAAAGCCAAGGCCCCTGTTCCTCCCAAGGGCAGTGGGTCCAAGATGGAGCCTGTACCACTGGCCAGGAAGGCAGAGGCCCCTAAAGGCCCGAGAAAGCCTGGCATTCCCACCAAGTCCTCATCGTCCAAAGCGGCCAGTAAGAAGGCAGAAGCTGAGAGCTAGAGGCGGGGTGGAGAGAGACTGAGATTCTACTTTTTTATTCCCCTAAAAACTATCACTCTATTTCACTGTAACCTATTtatcaataaagactttttcccCCACAAATTGGTGTGGAAGGAGGCTGAGGTCTAAGGATTTGGCTATCCAGGGCTAGGACCCAGACAGAAGCTTCTGCCCTGGGGAGATGCAGACCCCTGCAGGGATCCAAAGGCACGTAGGCACCTGTGGAGGCACTGGAAAGGTGTTTAATCCAGCCTGAGATCTGGGACTGCTTCCTGGAGGGGGCAGCTTTTGGTCTTAAAGGATAAGTAGGAATTGCCAGATAGATGAGGGGAAGGGCATTGCAGGCAGACGGCCCAGCATGTGGGGTGGAGCCGGAAGGAAGGGGATTTGTGGTTTTGAGAGGAGcacaggtgggggaggggtggcatgAGCCCCTGGGCTGTGGAGTTGGGGCAGGAAGGTGTGGAAGGGTAGACTAAGGAAGGCAGACATTGTcttgggggcagtggggagccagggTGGGTTATAGGCAGGGAAGAGACCGACGTGGTGTGTGTTGAGAAGGAGCCCTGTGGCTGCGGAGAGGAGGGGTTAGAGGAGCTGAGAGGAGGTGCGGACCGTTCGACTAGGCACTGAGCAGGGCTGTGGGCCCCTCGGGAATcctcagaaggaagagaaagcgCGAAGGCCGTGGGGTGGGAATGCGCTTGACAGGCATGCGGAGCTGCAGCGAGGCCCGTGTGGCTAAAGCCCAGCTGGAGACAGAGGTGAGGTCTGGGGTGTTTTAAAAACGTATGTGACACTCTTCCCATGGAGAGCTGGAGTCTGTGCCCCTGCCCCTTGAACCTGGGCTCTTTGATTGCTTGACCAATAGACTACAGTGGAATTCACATTAGGACAGTTGCTGGGCTCAGGCCTTAAGAGACTGGCAGCTTCTACTTCCTGTGTGTGGGTTGtttcttcttgttgttttttcgttttttaaTAGTTGCTCTTAGAACTCAGCCACCATGCTGTGGGGAAGCCCAAACAGCCGGTGGAGAAGAATTGAGGCACCCCGGTTGTCAGCCCCAGCTGGGCTCCCTGACCAGCCAGCACCAATTTGCCAGCCATGGGAGTGCACCATCTTGGAAATGGATCGCCTATCCCAGTTGAGCGGCCCCCCTGACACCACGTGGAACAGGGACGGGCCTTCCCTGCCAAGCCCTGCCCCAATCAGACACATAAGCACCACAAATGtattggggtggtttgttacgcAGCAGTAGATACCATAACAAGGGCTGCAGGGTAGACTAGGGCAAGATCCTGAAGGGCCTTGTAAGCCAGGGTAGGaattttgggtttggttttaaTTGTGATGAACAGCCATTAGAGGCCAGGCCAGTGAGCAGCGGAGTGCCTGCAGGGGGACACAGGCAGCAGCAGGAGGCTAAGGAGGCGGCCCCTGCGATGGTGCAGCTGAGGGGTGGGCCGCCATGGAGGGAGGGGTTAGAAGTAGTGGATTCTGGGTAGATGTTTAAGCAGGGTGGATGGGATATGCTGAGGGAGTGGATGTAGAAAGGGGTCCACACAAGTGCTTGCATGGCGACCACCTCCTGGGGCGAGAACAGCTCGTTCAGGGGGCTGCCAAGAGATGGTCCAGATGAGGGGTGACTGCTGAGCCAGGGAGTGGGCAGAGACGGAAGGGGTGGATTTGAAGGGAGTCAGAGGTAAGCTGGATGGCACTTGGGAAGGGGCAGATGGGACACAAAGGGAAATTGAGGCAGCCCAGCGTGGAGCATCAGACTGTTCCCTTTCGGCCCCTGCTCCCTCAACCCTGCC
This is a stretch of genomic DNA from Balaenoptera musculus isolate JJ_BM4_2016_0621 chromosome 11, mBalMus1.pri.v3, whole genome shotgun sequence. It encodes these proteins:
- the LOC118903843 gene encoding histone H1.8; this encodes MAPGSVASSDTSSASSASSASSASSTSTLGSSRSSGSEKPGLSRSGVQEPRRHPPVLRMVLEALQAGEQRRGTSVAAIKVYILQKYPTVDVLRLKYLLKQALATGMHRGLLVRPVNSKARGATGSFKLVSKDKRKIQPRKTSTMTAPRRPGQAEGKDPKKPSESKKNPPNPGEVKKGSRKPGEGRTATPKPGAAKKAPKKGQQNKDQEARLGEAKKSSQQPDKATQAPPIASGPGGKSEVKGGRSSQADTKAHRKTKPGSQSSKPTVTKGENGAASPAKKKMGSKVPKKAAAQGAGEGPKAKAPVPPKGSGSKMEPVPLARKAEAPKGPRKPGIPTKSSSSKAASKKAEAES